DNA sequence from the Candidatus Hydrogenedentota bacterium genome:
CAGTTGACAGTTGACAGTTGACAGTTGACAGTTGACAGTTGACAGTTGACGGCAGGGACCACAGGGACCACAGGGACCACAGGGACCACAGGGACCACAGGGACCACAGGGACCACAGGGACCACAGGGACCACAGGGACCTAACGACCGGAAGGGCCGGAAGGGCCGGAAGGGCCGGAAAGAATTGCTGGACGTCTACCGATCTGCGGGTCGCGCTTTTCGAGGCGCTGGGGCCGTTTGTTGGTGGGCGGTTTTTAGAGCAGTTCGAGTGGGTGCATTACGGGGAGGCCCGTGCCTTCTTTGAGGTGGATGCTGCACACCGACGACTCCGTTACGATGGCATCCACCCCCTTGGCCTTGAAGGCGTCGAAGAGGGGTTTGCCGACGGCGTTGGCGAGGTCGTAGCCCATGGGGCCGTGTTTGAGGCCGAAGGTGCCGGCCATGCCGCAGCAGGTTCCGCTTTCGATGAGCTCGATGTCCGCGCCGTGTTTTTTGACCCAGGCCATGGCCTCGCTACCCATGCCGAGGGGGCGCTGGTGGCAGGAGCAGTGGAAGCCGTAGGTGCGGCCTTCGAGGGCGTCGCTTCCGCCAGCGCCCTCGATGTCCATGAGGTAGGCGAAGTATTCGTGGGTGGCGTCGGCGACCTGTCTCGCCTTCGGGTTCATGGGGAGTAGCTTGGGGTAGGAGACCTTGAGGCAGTAGGCGGCGGTGGGCTCGGTGGCGACGATGTCGTAGCCCTGATCGACGTATTCGGCGAGGCGCATGACGTTGTAGATGGCGGCGTCCTGGGCGCGGCTGAGGTCGCCGTAGCCGATGTAGGGGTAGCCGGAGGCCTGCTGTTCGGGGAGGGCGACGTGGCAGCCGCTTTTCTCCAGGCGGCGCAGGGCCTTCATGCCGAGTTCGGGCGCGTTGTAGTTCGCGAAGATATCGTGGAAGTAGGCGACTTTCCGCTTCGCCGCCTCGGGCGCCACATGGGCGACCCACTGCTTGCGGAGGGTCTTGCGGGCGAAGGGCGGCATTTCGCGGCGGCGGTCAATGCCGGTGGCCTTTTCCATGACCCAGCGGAAGTGTGGATTGCGCAGGCTCCAATTGGAAAGGGGCGCGAAGGCGCAGCCGAGTTTCGCGGCGGTCTCGGCGGCCATGAGCAGTTCATTGACGCGCGGCGGGGGATTCTCCTTGTGGTCGCGGTGCTTCACCTGGGCAATGGCCAGGGGCATGTCGATCTGGGTGGGGCAGATTTCCTTGCAGAGCCCGCAGGAGACGCAGAGGTCGGCGAATTCAGCGGCTTTTTCGAGGCCGTGGACGCCGGCGGTCCACGGAATGCCCATGGGCCCGGGATATATGTGGCCGAAGGTGTGTCCGCCGACGACGCCGTAGGTCGGGCAGACGTTCATGCAGGCGCCGCAGCGGATGCAGCGGAGGTTCTCGCGCATGAGCGGGTCCTGCGCCATCTTCCGCCGCCCGTTGTCGAGGATGACGATGTGGGATTCGCGCGGCTGGCCGCCGGCGCCGAGGGGATTGCGGCCGGACATCCAGGTGACGTAGGTGGTGGGCAACTGGCCCGAGGCGCTCACGGGGTGGGCGAGCACCATGGCCAGAGCGTCGTCCATGGTCTCGACGATTTTCTCCATGCCCATGACGCAGATGTGGACCTTGCCGATCGCGGAGACCAAGCGGGCATTGCCCTCGTTGGTCTCGATGCAGATGGTGCCGGTTTCCGCAACGCCGACGTTGGCGCCGGTCATGCCGATGTCGGTATTGAGGAAGATGGGGCGCAGGTAGGCGCGCACGACGGGCATGATCGACTCGATGGTGGCCTCGACGGGCTTGCCGGTTTCGCGGGCGAAGATCTCGGCGACGTCATCGCGCATTTTGTGCACCGACGGGAAGACCAGGTGGTAGGGCTTTTCGTCGACGAGCTGGATGATGAGCTCACCGAGATCCGTCTCCACGACCGTCATGCCCGCGGCTTGCAAGTCGTGGTTGACCTCGGTTTCTTCCGTTGTGAGCGATTTCGACTTGGATACCGATTTCGCTTCGTGTTTCAGGGCGACCTGGACGCAGTAGTCGTTCGCCGCTTTCGCATCCTCCGCGACAAAGACGTGGCAGCCGCGGGCCTCACAGGCCTTCACGAAGCGTTCCAGCAGCTCCTCCCGCTTCTCGATGCAGCGGTCCTTGATGGCCCGGACATCGTCGCGGAAGGCGGCGCCGCCGGGCAGGGTGGCCAGGCGCTCCTGGCGCTTGTCGCGGCCGCGTTTCATGCAGTTGTATAGCGCGTTGGCCTGTTTCGGCTCGGCAATGGCGCGGGTGATCGCTTCGTTGAGTCGCTGCTGGCGGGTGACCGTCATTCGTGTTCTCCCAGGAGGATGATCGCGTGCGCGTGTTCCGGGCCATGCACCCCCAACGTCAGAATCATCTCGATATCGCCGGTGCGGCTGGGTCCGGAGATGTAGCTGATCATGATATTCTCCGGGTGTTCTTTCAGGACGGCGGTCATGCGCGCGCCGCACCCGCGCAGGGTCGATTCGAGGTCGCGCGCGCGCACGATGCCGATGTAGGTTCGTGGCAGGGCGGATACGAGGCGGCTGGCGTCATCAAGGCTGACTTCGACGAGGGTGCCGGTTTCGGCGATGCCGAAGCGGGCTCCCGTGATTCCGACCTGCACCTGGTCAATTGCGTGCAGGGCGGCGTCCGCGGCGTAGGGCGGGCGGAGGACTTCGACGCCGTTGCATTGTGCCGTGGCGGTGT
Encoded proteins:
- a CDS encoding LUD domain-containing protein, encoding MTVTRQQRLNEAITRAIAEPKQANALYNCMKRGRDKRQERLATLPGGAAFRDDVRAIKDRCIEKREELLERFVKACEARGCHVFVAEDAKAANDYCVQVALKHEAKSVSKSKSLTTEETEVNHDLQAAGMTVVETDLGELIIQLVDEKPYHLVFPSVHKMRDDVAEIFARETGKPVEATIESIMPVVRAYLRPIFLNTDIGMTGANVGVAETGTICIETNEGNARLVSAIGKVHICVMGMEKIVETMDDALAMVLAHPVSASGQLPTTYVTWMSGRNPLGAGGQPRESHIVILDNGRRKMAQDPLMRENLRCIRCGACMNVCPTYGVVGGHTFGHIYPGPMGIPWTAGVHGLEKAAEFADLCVSCGLCKEICPTQIDMPLAIAQVKHRDHKENPPPRVNELLMAAETAAKLGCAFAPLSNWSLRNPHFRWVMEKATGIDRRREMPPFARKTLRKQWVAHVAPEAAKRKVAYFHDIFANYNAPELGMKALRRLEKSGCHVALPEQQASGYPYIGYGDLSRAQDAAIYNVMRLAEYVDQGYDIVATEPTAAYCLKVSYPKLLPMNPKARQVADATHEYFAYLMDIEGAGGSDALEGRTYGFHCSCHQRPLGMGSEAMAWVKKHGADIELIESGTCCGMAGTFGLKHGPMGYDLANAVGKPLFDAFKAKGVDAIVTESSVCSIHLKEGTGLPVMHPLELL
- a CDS encoding LUD domain-containing protein; amino-acid sequence: MNTSLAETFKTAFEAVSGHAYIVQTEAEAAEIIARVVRDANAARIAFAELPDTLVDTATAQCNGVEVLRPPYAADAALHAIDQVQVGITGARFGIAETGTLVEVSLDDASRLVSALPRTYIGIVRARDLESTLRGCGARMTAVLKEHPENIMISYISGPSRTGDIEMILTLGVHGPEHAHAIILLGEHE